One window from the genome of Spirosoma rhododendri encodes:
- a CDS encoding carbohydrate binding domain-containing protein, whose translation MRKNYLFIVLCALLLSGISPLLAQQNLIPNPGFESGTGDVFTNWTKANGAAYLTATTAAAEVHGGTRALKSAGPGFAGQQYQVQMLSDLINMTVGTSYTFKIWVKAATAGGTVRFSTQPSPLYGPDTPVPAGVWTQLSWTFTATVAQTRIALDLGQSNVVYYLDDMEMLGAVVTTPAPANLTNYLPNPSFEDGTGSTFTNWTALNGAGSFSETTNPAEVKVGARALKVVSATPGNAYEVQFASPFLNTPVGKRFRFSIYIKAAVAGGMVRLSTISPLANYGAYAYSTTTSIGTDWQQLTLDFTPVEPTTRVAIDMGTSAATYFVDDMRLTSTDALLIGNGGFETGLGDNFTNWTKQNGASFLTATTTETHSGSRALRAEVTGTQANAGQAYSVQLINDAATTVVGTQYTFSIWAKATTAGSTIRFSTQPSPQYGPDTPVPTTWTKLSWTFTANSTQTQLVLDLGKNTNVYYLDDADISTAVINLVSNGSFEQGGPGNNFTNWSKYNGAANMTETTVPAEVNEGSRAVKVINTAAGQPYSVQLVSDPMSLSAGKNYTATVYVRSNTGGEVIRFSTNATAGAQYGPDFTTTTAWKAMTWTFTANDPSTRIVLDMGTSAGTFFVDNVTVVGADDCAVKYQVPASQTPIATGKNKFLGSAYSTPRYQTSISISTR comes from the coding sequence ATGAGGAAAAACTACCTTTTTATCGTGCTGTGCGCGTTGCTGCTGTCGGGTATTTCTCCGCTTCTTGCGCAACAAAACCTTATTCCTAACCCGGGTTTTGAGTCTGGCACCGGCGACGTGTTTACCAACTGGACCAAAGCCAATGGGGCGGCTTATCTGACGGCGACCACCGCAGCCGCCGAAGTTCACGGCGGAACGCGTGCGCTGAAGTCGGCGGGGCCGGGCTTTGCCGGTCAGCAGTATCAGGTGCAGATGCTGAGCGATCTGATAAACATGACCGTCGGCACGTCGTACACGTTTAAAATCTGGGTCAAAGCCGCTACGGCGGGTGGTACGGTACGCTTCTCAACCCAGCCCAGCCCGCTCTATGGCCCCGATACCCCCGTACCGGCAGGCGTGTGGACGCAACTGTCTTGGACGTTTACGGCCACCGTAGCCCAAACCCGCATCGCGCTGGATCTGGGGCAGAGCAACGTCGTTTATTATCTGGACGATATGGAAATGCTGGGCGCTGTCGTCACTACGCCCGCGCCCGCAAACCTGACCAACTACCTGCCTAACCCCAGTTTTGAAGACGGTACGGGCAGCACCTTTACGAACTGGACGGCCCTCAACGGGGCTGGCTCGTTTTCGGAAACGACGAACCCCGCCGAGGTGAAAGTGGGTGCGAGAGCCTTGAAAGTAGTGTCGGCAACCCCCGGCAACGCCTACGAGGTGCAGTTTGCCAGCCCGTTTCTCAATACGCCGGTTGGCAAACGGTTTCGGTTCAGCATCTACATCAAAGCGGCCGTAGCCGGGGGCATGGTCAGGCTGTCGACGATTTCGCCTTTGGCTAACTACGGGGCGTATGCCTATTCGACTACCACCAGCATTGGTACCGACTGGCAACAGCTGACGCTCGATTTTACACCGGTAGAACCCACCACGCGGGTCGCCATCGATATGGGAACGAGTGCCGCCACTTATTTCGTGGACGACATGAGACTGACGTCGACTGATGCGCTGTTGATCGGAAACGGCGGGTTTGAAACCGGGCTGGGCGATAACTTTACGAACTGGACCAAACAGAACGGCGCGTCGTTTCTGACGGCAACGACCACCGAAACCCACTCGGGTAGCCGGGCGCTCCGGGCCGAAGTAACGGGTACGCAGGCCAACGCCGGACAGGCCTATTCTGTCCAGCTTATCAACGACGCGGCTACGACGGTGGTCGGAACGCAGTACACGTTCTCGATCTGGGCCAAAGCCACTACCGCCGGTAGTACGATCCGCTTCTCGACCCAGCCCAGCCCCCAATACGGACCCGATACGCCCGTTCCGACCACCTGGACCAAACTGAGCTGGACGTTTACCGCCAACAGTACCCAAACCCAACTGGTGCTCGATCTGGGCAAAAACACGAACGTTTATTACCTCGACGATGCTGACATCAGCACGGCCGTTATCAACCTCGTCAGCAATGGCAGCTTTGAGCAGGGTGGTCCCGGCAACAACTTCACCAACTGGTCGAAGTACAACGGCGCAGCCAACATGACCGAAACCACCGTTCCCGCCGAAGTGAACGAAGGGAGCCGGGCGGTGAAGGTAATCAACACGGCTGCCGGGCAACCGTACAGCGTGCAACTGGTGAGTGATCCGATGAGCCTCAGTGCCGGGAAAAACTACACCGCTACGGTCTATGTGCGCTCGAATACGGGTGGAGAAGTCATCCGGTTTTCGACCAACGCTACTGCCGGGGCTCAGTACGGGCCCGACTTCACCACCACGACGGCCTGGAAAGCGATGACCTGGACCTTTACGGCCAACGACCCCAGCACCCGGATTGTGCTGGACATGGGTACAAGCGCCGGTACGTTCTTCGTCGATAACGTGACGGTGGTGGGGGCCGACGACTGCGCGGTTAAATATCAGGTACCCGCCAGTCAGACACCGATTGCCACGGGGAAAAACAAATTCCTTGGGTCGGCTTACAGCACCCCCAGATACCAAACTTCGATAAGTATTTCAACCAGGTAA
- a CDS encoding endo-1,4-beta-xylanase gives MEGTQGVYNFTEVDQARAFAKQRGFPFRFHVLVWGAQQPTWLKPLSDAQKVQKLKAWFQAVANHYDGSSDARARLEYIEVANETLNDPPNNEGANVNDPASGDYVNALKSLNAELGTTPGRFDWVINSFKLARKYFPCETKLVLNEYNAETILADDYVTLVNLLKADNLLDVVGLQAHSFSTRKYNASQSFADHTNYLRTQLDKIAATKLPIMITELDIDGNVDSTYTVTTNVAVKQAFQKSEYQRIFGLYWNHPSVIGITLWGYLTGHWRTTEEAFLVDACSGQEKPALRDYLNNTLNNNPSSVRASGNPALGMSFVPKICGIPQTAQYACTSDVPVASTATITASAVNCPGTVNVTVSDVTTPANPTAGTSYTIVRTWTVTDACGNTRTATQQIVVTGTCSPTTTTCGSPTATLGQPLNLVAPTYSCTTREFKFNTTGGDGSPITFSAVGISVPSTNCLAMVDAGIAEDIREQKPNVQPITLTATQNGVTVTYSWNALGACGTTPVTPVGSLTLIAPDYNCSTGSFLFRTSGGNSSPIEYMAIGITGWTTNPNQFVDAEIRTAADAQPLTLRARQNGVEVTYVWNIRAQCPVGGTQTPTTVGALQFVAPDYNCSTGAFVFKTSGGNSSPIEYMAIGITGWTTNPNQFVDAELRTAADAQPLTLHARQNGVEVTYVWNIRAQCPVGGRVGAMAEPSASLGASVQPNPIDDEFVLSLDGMANSSVQLLLTDITSRPVLSQTEQVTANHHEVRLRLGNRPSGVYLLRVASPGKVQSLRLLKK, from the coding sequence ATCGAAGGAACCCAGGGTGTTTATAATTTCACCGAAGTCGATCAGGCGCGTGCGTTTGCTAAGCAACGTGGGTTTCCCTTCCGGTTTCACGTGCTCGTCTGGGGTGCCCAGCAGCCAACCTGGCTGAAACCCCTCAGCGACGCGCAAAAGGTGCAGAAGCTGAAAGCCTGGTTTCAGGCCGTTGCCAATCACTACGATGGCAGTTCGGATGCACGGGCTCGGCTGGAATATATCGAAGTAGCCAACGAAACGCTCAACGATCCGCCAAACAACGAAGGCGCCAACGTCAACGATCCGGCCAGTGGCGACTATGTTAACGCGCTGAAATCGCTGAACGCGGAACTGGGCACCACGCCCGGCCGCTTCGACTGGGTAATTAACAGCTTCAAGCTGGCTCGCAAATACTTCCCCTGCGAAACCAAGCTGGTGCTCAACGAGTACAACGCCGAAACCATACTGGCCGACGACTACGTAACGCTGGTCAACCTGTTGAAGGCCGATAATCTGCTGGACGTCGTGGGGTTGCAGGCGCACTCATTCTCGACCCGGAAATACAATGCCAGCCAGAGTTTCGCCGACCATACCAACTACCTGCGGACACAGCTGGATAAAATTGCCGCTACCAAGCTGCCGATCATGATTACCGAACTGGATATCGACGGCAACGTAGACAGCACCTACACGGTCACAACCAACGTAGCCGTGAAGCAGGCGTTCCAGAAGTCGGAGTATCAGCGCATTTTTGGCCTGTACTGGAATCACCCATCGGTTATCGGCATCACGCTGTGGGGGTACCTGACAGGCCACTGGCGCACGACCGAGGAAGCGTTTCTGGTCGATGCCTGTAGCGGGCAGGAGAAGCCGGCCCTTCGGGATTATCTGAACAACACGCTCAACAATAATCCCAGCAGCGTTCGGGCGTCCGGTAACCCGGCGCTGGGTATGAGCTTCGTCCCCAAGATCTGCGGTATTCCTCAAACGGCTCAGTACGCGTGTACCAGCGATGTGCCTGTGGCCAGTACGGCCACGATCACGGCATCGGCCGTCAACTGCCCCGGTACGGTCAACGTTACCGTCAGTGACGTGACGACGCCCGCCAACCCGACAGCCGGTACGTCGTACACCATCGTCCGGACCTGGACCGTTACTGATGCCTGTGGCAACACACGGACGGCCACGCAGCAAATTGTGGTGACGGGTACCTGCTCGCCCACGACTACGACCTGCGGTAGCCCGACGGCAACGCTGGGTCAGCCGCTGAACCTCGTTGCACCAACGTACAGCTGCACTACGAGAGAATTTAAGTTCAACACGACGGGCGGAGATGGTTCGCCAATTACCTTCTCGGCGGTTGGTATCTCGGTGCCGTCGACAAACTGCCTGGCGATGGTCGATGCCGGTATAGCGGAGGATATTCGGGAGCAGAAGCCGAACGTACAGCCGATTACTCTGACGGCTACGCAGAACGGTGTCACGGTAACGTATTCGTGGAATGCGTTAGGGGCCTGTGGTACTACCCCGGTTACCCCAGTCGGCAGTCTGACGCTGATTGCTCCTGACTACAATTGTTCGACGGGGTCCTTTCTGTTCAGAACGAGTGGGGGCAACAGTTCACCGATCGAGTACATGGCCATTGGCATCACCGGCTGGACGACCAACCCCAACCAGTTTGTCGATGCTGAAATACGCACGGCTGCCGATGCTCAGCCGCTGACGCTACGGGCCCGCCAGAATGGTGTCGAGGTGACCTACGTATGGAACATTCGGGCCCAGTGCCCGGTGGGGGGAACGCAGACGCCAACGACTGTTGGAGCACTTCAATTCGTTGCGCCCGACTACAACTGTTCGACCGGTGCGTTTGTCTTCAAGACAAGCGGAGGTAACAGTTCGCCAATCGAGTACATGGCTATCGGCATCACCGGCTGGACGACCAACCCCAACCAGTTTGTCGATGCCGAACTGCGCACGGCTGCCGATGCCCAGCCCCTGACGCTACACGCCCGGCAGAACGGTGTCGAGGTGACCTATGTGTGGAACATTCGGGCTCAGTGCCCGGTAGGTGGTCGTGTTGGGGCTATGGCGGAACCGTCGGCCAGTCTGGGAGCGAGCGTTCAGCCCAACCCAATTGACGACGAGTTTGTGCTGAGTCTCGACGGGATGGCTAATTCGTCGGTACAGCTCCTGTTGACCGATATCACGAGTCGGCCCGTTCTGAGCCAGACTGAGCAGGTGACCGCCAACCACCATGAGGTGCGGCTGCGGCTGGGCAACCGCCCGTCTGGAGTATATCTCCTGCGAGTTGCCAGCCCCGGAAAGGTGCAGAGCCTGCGTCTGTTGAAGAAGTAG
- a CDS encoding acyl-CoA dehydrogenase, whose translation MATTYFSKRNLHFLLHEVFKAEELAKYEYFSAHDKETFNLVLDSATYIADTIMHPNLRDVDRNQPELKDGKVTVHPKIREYLKAMGDAGLIGAGFSFDHGGQQLPEMINSAVSFILMAANNGMMYTGLTSGAAHLITSFGSPELSEFYVPNLLAGTWQGTMALTEPQAGSSLSDVTTSATPLPDGSYKISGQKVFISAGDHDAADNIIHLMLARIDGAPKGTKGISLFVVPKFRLDEQGNVVDNDVQSTGVYHKLGQKGVPAMYLTMGSNDNTIGYIVGEPHQGLRYMFQMMNEARIGVGMTAAAIATAAYYSALQYARERPQSRRLNEKNLLDAPQTAIINHPDVRRMLLFQKAVTEGSLSLLLEAARLYDISEVAEGEEKENAFLLLDLLMPVAKSYPSEMGVQSVSQSLQTFGGYGFTEDFPVEQLYRDIRITPIYEGTTGIQAQDLLGRKMTQKGGKGPQLLFAEMSKTIREASTHDELKPYAQQLGAELKRTQEVVESLMPHAMNGDTERYLADATLFLELFGIVVVAWQWLKQSVVAKQAMLTQNPQGDELAFYEGKLHTMKFYFHYEVPKTLGLAVRLKDTEVLTIVTEKELAL comes from the coding sequence ATGGCAACAACTTATTTCAGCAAACGCAATCTGCATTTTCTGCTTCACGAAGTATTCAAGGCCGAAGAACTGGCCAAATATGAGTATTTCAGTGCCCACGACAAGGAAACATTTAACCTCGTGCTCGACTCGGCTACATACATCGCCGACACGATCATGCACCCCAACCTGCGCGACGTCGACCGGAATCAGCCCGAACTCAAAGACGGGAAAGTAACGGTTCACCCCAAGATCCGGGAGTATCTGAAAGCGATGGGCGATGCCGGACTGATCGGGGCTGGTTTTTCGTTCGATCACGGCGGGCAGCAGCTACCAGAGATGATTAACTCAGCGGTGAGCTTTATCCTGATGGCCGCCAACAACGGCATGATGTACACCGGCCTGACGTCGGGAGCTGCCCACCTGATTACGTCGTTTGGCTCGCCCGAACTAAGCGAATTTTACGTACCAAATCTGCTGGCCGGAACGTGGCAGGGAACAATGGCCCTGACCGAACCACAGGCCGGTTCGTCGCTCTCAGACGTAACGACATCAGCCACGCCACTCCCCGATGGGTCATACAAAATAAGCGGCCAGAAAGTGTTTATCTCGGCCGGTGACCACGATGCCGCCGACAACATTATCCACCTCATGCTGGCCCGCATCGACGGGGCACCCAAAGGCACGAAAGGCATTTCCTTATTCGTCGTGCCCAAGTTCCGACTCGATGAGCAGGGCAACGTGGTCGACAACGATGTGCAATCGACGGGGGTGTATCACAAGCTGGGGCAGAAAGGTGTTCCGGCCATGTACCTGACGATGGGGTCGAACGACAACACGATTGGCTACATTGTCGGCGAACCGCATCAGGGCCTGCGCTACATGTTCCAGATGATGAACGAAGCGCGGATTGGCGTGGGGATGACAGCCGCTGCCATCGCGACGGCGGCTTACTACTCGGCTCTACAATACGCCCGCGAACGCCCGCAAAGCCGCCGGTTGAACGAGAAAAACCTGCTCGACGCCCCCCAAACGGCGATCATCAACCACCCCGACGTCCGCCGGATGTTGCTGTTCCAGAAGGCCGTAACCGAAGGGTCGCTGTCGCTGCTGCTGGAAGCCGCCCGCCTGTACGACATCAGCGAAGTAGCTGAGGGCGAGGAGAAAGAAAACGCGTTCCTGCTGCTCGACCTGCTGATGCCGGTGGCGAAATCGTACCCCTCGGAAATGGGCGTACAGTCGGTGAGTCAGAGTCTGCAAACGTTCGGCGGCTACGGCTTTACGGAAGATTTTCCCGTCGAGCAGTTGTACCGCGACATCCGCATTACGCCCATCTACGAAGGCACCACGGGTATTCAGGCGCAGGATCTGCTGGGCCGTAAGATGACGCAGAAGGGCGGCAAAGGTCCGCAGCTGCTGTTTGCCGAGATGAGCAAAACGATCCGGGAAGCCAGTACGCACGACGAACTGAAGCCCTACGCCCAGCAACTCGGTGCCGAACTGAAACGGACGCAGGAAGTGGTCGAAAGCCTGATGCCCCACGCCATGAACGGCGACACGGAACGCTACCTCGCCGATGCTACGCTGTTTCTGGAGCTGTTTGGCATCGTGGTCGTAGCGTGGCAGTGGCTCAAGCAAAGCGTCGTGGCGAAGCAGGCCATGCTAACGCAGAATCCGCAGGGCGACGAACTAGCGTTCTACGAAGGCAAGCTACACACGATGAAGTTTTATTTCCACTACGAAGTGCCCAAAACGCTGGGCCTTGCCGTGCGGCTGAAAGACACCGAAGTGCTCACGATCGTAACGGAGAAAGAACTGGCGCTGTAG
- a CDS encoding DUF2911 domain-containing protein, with translation MKKLAVLFTLLFAVVSLVQAQDKKPPMSPKITAESPDKNIKVIYGQPSKRGRVIFGENGLEKYGKVWRTGANEATEVTFKSDVMFGGKMVKAGTYTLYTIPNAKEWDVLLNSTLGQWGAYDYEKIKGSDVAMVKVPVSMNKTPIEKLTITPANSSIAIAWDNMTVSVPVMKHGM, from the coding sequence ATGAAAAAACTTGCTGTTCTCTTTACGCTGCTGTTTGCTGTTGTCTCACTGGTGCAGGCGCAGGACAAAAAGCCGCCAATGAGCCCCAAGATTACGGCCGAGAGCCCCGATAAAAACATCAAGGTAATCTACGGTCAGCCGTCGAAGCGGGGCCGGGTTATCTTCGGTGAAAACGGTCTGGAGAAGTACGGTAAAGTATGGCGTACGGGTGCTAACGAAGCAACCGAAGTGACGTTCAAGAGTGATGTTATGTTCGGTGGCAAGATGGTAAAAGCGGGTACGTATACCCTATACACCATCCCCAACGCAAAAGAGTGGGACGTACTGCTGAACAGCACGCTGGGTCAGTGGGGGGCTTACGACTACGAAAAAATCAAAGGCAGCGACGTGGCTATGGTAAAAGTGCCGGTATCGATGAACAAGACACCGATCGAGAAACTGACCATCACGCCCGCTAACAGCAGCATCGCTATTGCCTGGGACAACATGACGGTTTCGGTGCCAGTAATGAAGCACGGCATGTAA
- a CDS encoding sialate O-acetylesterase has protein sequence MTRLSTYALVLGLLLTASVGMAAVRLPHVFGDHMVLQRRKPLPVWGWAGAGEKVTVSLNGQTKTTKAAKDGTWRVRLDPMEAGGPYQLTVSGKGNSVTLADVLLGEVWICSGQSNMEWQLIASTNGKEEVRRANYPTIRQLFVNKDLSLTPKDDISGEWAVCSPATAAQFTAVGYFFARQLQRDLNVPIGLINTSWGGTHSETWTSREALARDSTLRYMVEKLPADTDEVIREGKQRTQALLQTQQGGLPTAAEQRTFADPGLNTSQWKSMNMPGDWQWGGLPNIDGSVWFRREVLIPEGQSPDNMTLVMGSIDDNDSTFVNGQLVGSKRGMGKRGYTLPAGLLKTGRNVIAVRVEDTGGAGGIVGAADQLKLAGPNDDIPLAGQWQYRAAEISPWSYKPGPNSYPTQLFNAMLLPLIPYAIEGVIWYQGESNAGRSYQYRRAFPAMIQDWRQRWGEGDFPFLFVQLASFDAGGGNSQKGSGWAELREAQTMTLDLPATGMAVTSDIGEPHDIHPKNKQDVGLRLAAEAMRVAYDSAGKAGTQSRGPMFDKMTVANGQVTLSFKNAPGGLMTKDRYGYVRGFEVAGADQQFHYAKAEIRGGSIVVHADSVATPVAVRYGWADDNSDANLYNKGGFPAVPFRMDTWKGVTEGGRFTGQ, from the coding sequence ATGACTCGTTTATCCACTTACGCATTGGTGTTGGGACTGCTACTGACGGCTTCCGTTGGTATGGCCGCTGTTCGGTTGCCGCACGTCTTTGGCGATCACATGGTGTTACAACGCCGTAAGCCGCTCCCTGTCTGGGGATGGGCCGGGGCCGGTGAGAAAGTTACCGTCAGCCTGAATGGGCAGACGAAAACAACTAAAGCTGCAAAAGACGGAACCTGGCGCGTCCGGCTCGACCCGATGGAAGCGGGTGGCCCGTATCAACTGACTGTGTCGGGAAAAGGTAACTCGGTAACGCTTGCCGATGTCCTGTTGGGTGAAGTCTGGATATGTTCGGGGCAGTCGAATATGGAGTGGCAACTGATTGCTTCGACCAACGGTAAGGAAGAAGTACGACGGGCGAACTACCCGACAATCCGGCAGCTGTTTGTCAACAAAGACCTGAGCCTGACGCCCAAAGACGATATTTCCGGCGAATGGGCGGTGTGCAGCCCGGCTACGGCCGCCCAGTTTACGGCGGTGGGGTATTTCTTTGCCCGGCAACTACAGCGCGACCTCAACGTTCCAATCGGTTTGATCAACACGTCCTGGGGCGGCACTCATTCCGAAACCTGGACGAGCCGCGAAGCCCTGGCCCGCGATAGTACGCTGCGCTACATGGTCGAGAAGTTACCGGCTGATACCGACGAAGTGATTCGGGAGGGCAAGCAGCGAACCCAGGCACTACTTCAGACCCAGCAGGGCGGCTTACCAACGGCCGCCGAGCAGCGGACTTTTGCCGATCCCGGTCTGAACACCAGTCAGTGGAAATCGATGAACATGCCCGGCGACTGGCAGTGGGGCGGCTTGCCCAATATCGACGGATCGGTCTGGTTTCGGCGTGAGGTACTTATTCCCGAGGGCCAATCGCCCGATAACATGACGTTGGTGATGGGATCAATTGATGATAATGATTCGACATTCGTCAATGGCCAACTGGTTGGCTCGAAGCGGGGGATGGGAAAGCGTGGATATACCTTGCCGGCTGGTCTGCTCAAGACGGGGCGCAACGTGATTGCCGTTCGGGTGGAAGACACGGGCGGAGCCGGTGGCATCGTAGGCGCGGCTGATCAGTTGAAACTGGCGGGTCCGAATGATGACATTCCACTGGCCGGGCAGTGGCAGTATAGAGCAGCCGAAATCAGTCCGTGGTCGTACAAACCGGGGCCGAATTCGTATCCGACCCAGTTGTTCAACGCCATGTTGTTGCCGCTGATTCCGTATGCTATCGAAGGGGTAATCTGGTATCAGGGTGAATCGAACGCGGGGCGGTCGTACCAGTACCGACGGGCGTTTCCGGCGATGATTCAGGACTGGCGGCAACGCTGGGGCGAGGGTGATTTTCCGTTCCTGTTTGTGCAACTAGCCAGTTTCGATGCGGGTGGCGGAAATAGCCAGAAAGGAAGCGGCTGGGCGGAACTACGGGAAGCGCAGACGATGACGCTCGATCTGCCCGCCACGGGTATGGCCGTTACGTCAGACATCGGAGAGCCCCATGACATTCACCCAAAAAATAAACAGGACGTTGGTTTGCGGCTTGCTGCTGAAGCCATGCGCGTGGCCTACGATTCGGCCGGAAAAGCCGGTACGCAATCGCGTGGCCCAATGTTCGACAAAATGACGGTCGCAAACGGACAGGTGACACTTTCGTTTAAAAACGCGCCCGGCGGCCTGATGACCAAAGACAGGTACGGCTACGTCCGGGGCTTTGAAGTTGCCGGTGCCGACCAGCAGTTTCACTACGCGAAAGCCGAGATTCGGGGCGGCTCTATCGTCGTTCACGCCGATTCAGTAGCAACGCCCGTCGCCGTCCGCTACGGCTGGGCCGACGATAACAGCGACGCCAACCTCTACAACAAAGGCGGGTTTCCGGCCGTCCCGTTCCGCATGGACACGTGGAAGGGAGTTACGGAAGGAGGGCGATTTACGGGTCAGTAG
- a CDS encoding aminotransferase class V-fold PLP-dependent enzyme: protein MTTRRSFFRQTAVAATSALTLPTFLPDSFANPLTRTDAGLKSAAEWAADEDFWAWVKSEYTVSPNLLNLNNGGVCPQPKVVQDAHIRFYQYANEAPSYYMWRILDQGREALREKLADLAGCSAEELAINRNATEGLNTVIFGLNLKPGDEVVLTKQDYPNMLNAWKQREKRDGIKLVYLNLDLPSENDDAITEQFVKAFTPRTKVVHVTHLVNWVGQVLPVRKIADEAHKRGIEVIADGAHSFALFDFKIPDLGADYYATSLHKWLCAPFGSGMLYIRQPKIKNVWALLSNTEPDGPDIRKFESLGTRSFASEMAIGTAVDFHNSIGSARKFARAHYLKNYWMERVKDIPGVKLHTSFKPEHAGAVALFSIDGMKPSEIDGQLMNQHKIHTVGIDWENIHGIRVTPHIYHTPKDLDRLVAAIDSIAGKRALAQKQKKS, encoded by the coding sequence ATGACAACCCGTCGATCCTTCTTCCGCCAGACGGCGGTGGCCGCTACAAGCGCGCTGACACTCCCCACATTTCTCCCTGATTCGTTTGCCAACCCCCTTACCAGAACCGACGCCGGATTGAAATCTGCGGCTGAATGGGCAGCCGACGAAGATTTCTGGGCGTGGGTAAAATCGGAATATACCGTATCGCCTAATCTGCTCAACCTCAACAATGGCGGGGTGTGCCCGCAGCCGAAGGTCGTGCAGGATGCGCATATCCGGTTTTACCAGTATGCCAATGAAGCGCCCTCGTACTACATGTGGCGAATTCTGGATCAGGGTCGCGAAGCGCTGCGCGAAAAACTGGCTGATCTGGCGGGTTGCTCGGCCGAAGAATTAGCGATCAACCGCAATGCGACGGAAGGACTCAACACCGTGATTTTCGGGCTAAATCTGAAGCCGGGCGACGAAGTTGTGCTGACGAAGCAGGATTACCCCAACATGCTTAACGCCTGGAAACAGCGCGAAAAGCGCGACGGTATCAAGCTGGTGTATCTGAATCTTGACCTACCCAGCGAGAATGACGACGCGATTACTGAACAGTTTGTGAAGGCGTTTACGCCACGCACGAAAGTGGTGCACGTAACGCACCTGGTCAACTGGGTAGGGCAGGTGTTGCCCGTGCGGAAAATTGCCGACGAAGCGCACAAGCGGGGCATCGAAGTCATTGCCGACGGGGCGCACTCGTTTGCCCTGTTCGATTTCAAAATTCCCGACCTCGGCGCGGACTATTACGCCACCAGTCTGCACAAATGGCTATGCGCGCCCTTCGGCAGCGGTATGCTTTACATCCGTCAGCCGAAAATCAAGAACGTTTGGGCATTGCTGTCGAATACAGAACCCGACGGGCCTGACATCCGCAAGTTCGAAAGTCTGGGCACACGATCGTTCGCATCGGAAATGGCGATTGGGACGGCGGTTGACTTCCACAACAGTATCGGGTCGGCGCGGAAATTTGCCCGGGCGCATTACCTGAAAAACTACTGGATGGAGCGGGTGAAAGACATACCCGGCGTGAAGCTACATACGTCGTTCAAACCCGAACATGCGGGCGCAGTAGCGTTGTTCTCCATCGACGGGATGAAACCCAGCGAGATCGACGGGCAACTGATGAACCAGCATAAAATTCATACGGTCGGTATCGACTGGGAAAACATTCACGGCATCCGCGTAACCCCGCACATTTACCACACACCCAAAGACCTCGACCGGTTGGTTGCCGCTATCGACAGCATTGCCGGTAAACGGGCGCTGGCGCAAAAGCAGAAGAAAAGCTAA
- a CDS encoding DUF4174 domain-containing protein has translation MRKWLIMLPLLLLGTLVQAQTKPLKNRLREKRDDRRVLLFYGTPSGGLTEQQRKLQSAQAELDDRDMDVITLDAATVSAADRQFLEQTYKLNPNVGFMGWLIGKDGGVKETYRHPVDPAQLFGLVDKMPMRKIEMRRKQ, from the coding sequence ATGCGAAAATGGCTCATTATGCTTCCGCTGCTACTGCTTGGCACGCTGGTGCAGGCACAGACAAAACCACTGAAAAACCGGCTGCGCGAAAAACGCGATGATCGCCGGGTGCTGCTGTTCTACGGAACGCCGTCGGGTGGTTTGACCGAGCAACAGCGCAAACTTCAATCCGCCCAGGCTGAACTTGACGATCGCGATATGGATGTGATCACGCTCGATGCCGCGACGGTGTCAGCCGCCGACCGGCAGTTTCTGGAGCAGACATACAAACTCAATCCCAACGTGGGCTTTATGGGCTGGCTGATCGGCAAAGACGGGGGCGTTAAAGAAACGTATCGGCACCCCGTCGACCCGGCGCAGTTGTTTGGCCTGGTCGACAAAATGCCGATGCGAAAGATCGAGATGCGGAGAAAGCAGTAG
- a CDS encoding co-chaperone GroES yields MLGISADNKLKRLIVVGDRVLIKPKDATDRTASGLYLPPTVQEKEQVQSGYVIKVGPGYPIPTPSEDEPWKEAEEAVKYMPLQAQEGDLALYLQRNAIDLQYEGEQYVIVPQGSILLLERSEDLD; encoded by the coding sequence ATGCTTGGAATTTCTGCCGACAATAAACTCAAACGCCTGATCGTCGTGGGCGACCGGGTGCTGATTAAACCCAAAGACGCTACCGACCGCACGGCAAGTGGTCTGTATCTGCCGCCGACAGTACAGGAAAAAGAACAGGTGCAGTCGGGTTACGTTATCAAAGTGGGGCCGGGTTATCCCATCCCCACACCGTCGGAAGACGAGCCCTGGAAAGAAGCGGAGGAGGCTGTAAAATATATGCCGCTACAGGCGCAGGAAGGCGACCTGGCGTTGTATCTGCAACGTAACGCCATCGACCTGCAATACGAAGGGGAGCAGTACGTAATCGTACCGCAGGGGTCGATCCTCCTGCTGGAACGGTCAGAAGATCTGGATTAG